A stretch of DNA from Yoonia sp. BS5-3:
TACCCTGTTCAACACGCCGGTATTGATCTGCTCGCGGACGTAAAAATACGGTGCTTTGACAAAGCCTAACCCGTCTTGCACCGCTTGGAGCAGCAAATTGGGGCTGCGCGCCGCAAAGGCCAGTTTTATCGGCGCGACGATTTCGACGCCATCGGCGTCAAAAAGGGGCAGGCTGTCTTCAGTGGGGTCCTCAAGATATTGCACATAGTCGAGATTGATCAGATCGGCGGGTGTTTGGGGGCGTCCAACACGGTCCAGATATTGCGGGGCTGCGACCAAGACGCCTTTGATGGTGCCGATGCGGCGGATCACCCCGCTGCCATTCCCGCCTGTGCCGCCACGCAAGGCAAGATCAATCTCTTCTGCTTCGATATCCAGCAGGTCGTCGCTGGGGATGATTTCAACTTTCAGCTTGGGTGCGCGGCGCCGCATTTCACTGAAGAACTGCGCAGCAACTGTCTGAGAAAAAATGATATTTGTTGTGAAACGTAGCGTGCCGGAAATCGTTCCATCCAGCGCATCAAGCGCCTTGTCCATATCGTCAAATCTGCGCAGCACGTCCTTGGTATGGGCATATGCAATCTCGCCTGCACGGGTCGGGCGGATCCCACGCGGTATGCGGACGATCAATTGACGGCCCATGGATTGCTCAAGCTGTTGCAGATGTTGGCTGACGGCGGGTTGGGTCAATCCCAAGTTACGTGCTGCAGCGCTAAGCGAACCAGCCTCAATCGCGGCGGCCATGCTTCTCAGTTGGGCGATATTATACATAAGAAATGCTTATACCCCATATAATGAAAGGCCCCCTAATCGGGCCTGCATGCCGAAATTAGTTATGGGTTGTTGTCAAACAATCAAGGATAAATCCATGACACTCTCTCGTCGTCACTTGTTTACAGGCGCTGCAGCTGCACTGGCTGCGCCCGCCATCATTTCGGCCAATACTGCTGCCGCGCAGCCGCAACAGGCCCCGATCCTCGGCGGGGATATTCGCCGCGATTTTGTCGGAAATATCGAGGTAATCGCGCTGTGGGATGGGTTTGCGCCGTTGCCCAATGGCATCATTACGGGCTTTGATGCCGGTGAAGGTGCCGCCGCCGCTGCGGGCGCTTACAAACACTTTGATGCAGAAACGTCAAAGATCAGCATTAACGGATATATCATCAAGACCGCGGACCGGATCATCGCCGTGGATACCGGTGCACCCCCAGCAATGGCGCCTACGGTCGGCCGCTGGCAGCAGTCACTGGCACTGGCAGGCTTGACGCCTGATATGATCGATTCGGTCTTTCTGACACATATGCATGGCGACCACGTTGCGGGGCTGACTGATATAACTACCGGGGCGGCACGCTTGCCGGGTGCCCGTTTGATTGCAGCCCAAGCAGAGTGGGATTTCACCTTTTCAGATGAAGTTTACAACGCACTGCCAGCCGCGTTTCAGCCAAATATCGATTTGGCGCGCGGTTTGATCCAGCCCTATCGCGACGTGTTTGAAGGGATCCCCATGCAAGGTCAGACAGATATCGCGCCGGGCGTTACGGCAATTCCTTTGCCCGGTCATACACCGGGGCATATGGGGCTTTTGATCAGTGATGGTGACGAACATCTATTAATCTGGGGTGACGCCGTTCACCTTCCGGCGTTTCAGTTCGCGCATCCCGATTGGGGGGTTATCTTTGATGCCGATCACGGCGCTGCGGCACAAACGCGCAAAAACCTGCTGGATATGGCTGCAACGGATCGTTTGCGCGTTGGGGGTATGCATTTGGATTTCCCATCGCTCGGTTATGTCGAACGCAGTGGCGATAGCTATCGGTATATCCCGGCACCAGCGTCTTATCACGGCTGACGATGCATACATCTGGGGAAAGTGGTAGGCCCGGAGGGACTCGAACCCCCAACCAAAGCGTTATGAGCGCTCTGCTCTAACCAATTGAGCTACAGGCCCCCTTGCTCACAGGGATTACCAGATGGTTCAGGTGGGTCAAGCGCTGTTGCATCGGCGGATATACAAATCGCGGGGCAACGATGCGCCCCGCGTCCAGAACGTCAAAATGAAAGGCGGCGGTTGCAAAATAACAACCGCCGCCGCGAAACCCAGAGACTTGAAAGAACATGAGGAGGGCGCTTTCGTCTCAACACCTAGATGCCCCAAAAGTGTTAACGAAGGGTGTAATCAATCAATATTATTTGTCTTATGTCCTTTGCATCCCGTTGCGCCGCGTTGGGCCATCCGCTATCGGACATGCAACAGATAAACGGGGTGCCCTGATGATAAAAAATGGCCTGACCTACGCAGATGCGGGCGTCGATATTGACGCAGGAAACACGCTGGTCGAGCGGATCAAGCCCGCAGCCAAAAAGACGGCGCGCCCCGGCGTGATGGCGGGCCTTGGCGGTTTTGGCGCTTTGTTTGATCTCAAAGCCGCCGGATATACCGATCCGGTGCTGGTTGCGGCCACGGATGGGGTGGGCACCAAGCTGCGGATTGCAATTGATACCGGCAATGTTGACACGATCGGGATCGATCTGGTGGCGATGTGCGTCAATGATCTGGTCTGCCAAGGGGCAGAGCCCTTGTTTTTCCTTGACTATTTCGCCACTGGCAAGCTTGAGCTGGATCAGGCCACCCGGATCATCGAAGGGATCGCCGCAGGCTGCAGCGCTTCGGGCTGCGCATTGATTGGCGGCGAGACGGCCGAGATGCCAGGCATGTATGGCGCTGGCGATTTTGATTTGGCCGGTTTCTCGGTCGGCGCGATGGAGCGCGGCGCGGCCTTGCCCGCCGATGTGCAGGAAGGCGATGTTTTGCTTGGGCTTGCATCGGACGGGGTGCATTCAAACGGCTATTCGCTGGTGCGCCGGATTGTCGATATGTCCGGCCTCAGCTGGGATGATGACGCTCCCTTTACCGATGACACGCTGGGGGCCGCGTTGCTGGCGCCAACGCGGCTTTATGTCAAACCGGCCTTGGCTGCGATCAGGGCAGGGGGCGTGCATGGGCTGGCCCATATCACAGGCGGCGGCTTGACGGAAAACCTGCCGCGCGTGCTGCCAGAGGGGCACGGCGCCGCGATCGACCTGAACACATGGGATCTGCCGCCTGTCTTTGCATGGCTGTGCAAAACCGGCGGTCTGGCGCAGGCTGAGCTGCTGACGACCTTTAACGCAGGGATCGGCATGGTTCTGGTCGTGGATGCAGCGCAGGCCGATAACCTGACAGAATTGCTGCGCGCGTCCGGTGAGACGGTCCATGCCCTTGGCCATGTCACGAAAGGCGACAGCATCAGCTATTCGGGCGCACTTTTGTGAACAAACGCGTTGCAATTCTGCTCTCTGGCGGGGGCTCAAACATGGTGGCGCTGGCCCAGTCGATGACGGGCGATCATCCGGGGCGTCCGGTTTTGGTGTTGTCCAATGATCCGGATGCGGGCGGGCTGGCCAAGGCGCAGGCCATGGGCATTCCGACGCAAGCCATTGATCACAAAGCCTTTGGCAAAGACAGGGCCGCGTTTGACGATGCGCTGCACAGCGCCTTGATTGCGGCCAAGCCGGACATTGTGTGTCTGGCCGGGTTCATGCGCATTTTGGGGGCCGATTTCATGGCCAAATGGGATCGGCAGATGCTGAATATCCATCCCTCATTGCTGCCCAAATACAAAGGGCTCCGCACCCACGCGCGTGCGCTTGAGGCAGGCGATAAGACCCATGGCTGCACGGTGCATGAGGTCACAGCAGACCTCGATGATGGCCCAATTCTGGGGCAGGCCGAGATCCAGATCGGCCCCGATGATACAGCCGAAAGCCTTGCCGCACGGGTTCTTCCGTTTGAGCATCAGCTTTACCCGGCGGTGCTGCGTCGCTACGTCACCGGGGACCGCACACCCGTTTTCCTGCAACAGTCCAGCTGACCGTCTATCTTTTACCAACGCAATCGCCTATGTAGGCGGACTTAAGGCGGGGGCCAAGAACGAGTTACGGACCAAGAATGAAGAAGATCACGACGACCGAGGCGCTCGCGGCATTCTGTAAAGAGGCGGCAAAGCGGCCCTATGTAACGGTCGATACAGAGTTTTTACGCGAACGCACCTATTATTCGAAACTCTGCCTTGTCCAGCTGGCCTATCAGGACGAAAACGGCGCGGATGCGGCGTTGGTTGACCCGCTTGTCGATGATCTTTCGCTTGAGCCGCTTTATGATCTGTTCCGTGACCCTGGCATCGTGAAGGTGTTTCATGCCGCCCGGCAGGATCTTGAGATTTTCTATGTTGATGCGGGCCTGATCCCTGCGCCGCTGTTTGACACACAGGTTGCGGCTATGGTTTGCGGTTTTGGCGAACAGGTCGGGTATGAGACGCTGGTGCGCAAGATCGCCAAATCCGATCTGGATAAGTCATCGCGCTTTACCGATTGGTCCCGGCGGCCGCTGACCGATGCGCAGGCAAAATATGCCATTGGTGACGTCACCCATCTGCGCGACATCTATGAGCATCTGTCAGCGCAGCTGCAAAAATCCGGTCGTAAGAAATGGGTGACCGAAGAAATGGATGTGCTGAACGACCCTGACACCTATATCACCAACCCCGAAGATGCCTGGAAACGGGTCAAAACCCGCACCACGTCAGGCCGCTTTCTGGCGATCGTGCGTGAATTGGCCCGTTTTCGTGAAACCTATGCGCAGGAACGCAACATCCCGCGCAACCGGGTCTTTAAGGATGACGCGCTGGTCGAGCTTGCCTCAACCAAGCCGCAGGACGAAAAAGACCTGGGTCGTTCGCGCCTTCTTTTGCGTGAGGCGCGCAAGGGTGATATCGCGGCGGGTATTCTGGACAGCATCAAAGCCGGGCTTGCGGTGCCCAATGATGATCTGCCCAAAGTCGATGCACGGCGGGCCAAGCTTCAGGTGAACCCGGCGCTGGCCGATATGCTGCGCGTTCTTTTGAAAGCCAAAACTGATAGCGAAGGGGTTGCGCAAAAACTGGTCGCGACGTCGGCGGATCTGGACGCGATGGCGGCAGGGCAACGGGACGTCGCCGCGCTCAAGGGCTGGCGGCGCGAGGTCTTTGGCCATGACGCGTTGCGCTTATGTGAGGGGCAGGTTGGGTTGGCCGTGAAAGGCCAAAAGGTTGTCACCGTAAACCTGTGATCGGACCGACGGGGTTTCACCCCGGCACGAATATCGCTACCTATCGGGGCAATCAAAACTTGGACACGCAGGCCCATGGCAAACCCAGAATTTGAAGATTTGGTCGAGACATTTGAATTCCTCGATGATTGGGAAGACCGGTATCGGCATGTGATCGACATGGGCAAGGCAATGCCCGCGCTTGAGCCTGCTTTGCAAGTACCAGCCACCAAGGTCGATGGCTGCGCCAGCCAGGTCTGGCTGGTCCCGCAGATCAAGGACGGGGTGTTCACCTTTCGCGGGGAAAGCGACGCGATGATCGTGCGCGGTCTGATCGCGGTGCTGCTGGCGCTTTATAACAATCAACCGGTCGCGGATGTTGTGAAAATCGATGCAGCCGCTGAACTGGGGCGGCTTGGGCTGAACGACCATTTGTCAGCGCAACGCAGCAACGGACTGCGCGCGATGGTCGAGCGGATCAGAGAAACGGCGGCTGGTTAGGCAGGGCGGAGCGTCGGCTTGGCGGACAAAGCCGATCTCTCTGATCAACTCTGCGTAAATCGGCGGCTTGTTGTTTAGCCCTACCAGGATTTGCCAACCCAAAATTCGGACCGTCCAGTCACAGAGTTGTGACAAAGGCGGGGTAATTGCCTGCCAAAACAGGCAAATCGGACAAAGTTGTGGATTGGATTACACCAATATACCATTTGGCGCTTCGTTACCTTACCGGATCGCCAGAGGCGTTATGTTCCCGAGCGTGGCGACGCCAAGATCACTTAGCGTCACGCATACTCATTTCCTTGGTCGGCTCGAAGCACTGTCAAGAAAGCCATTGTTGGTGGCAGGACAGGATATGATGGCCGTCTGCTACAAGGACAGTACCGTCAACATCTGAAAATATTGAACAGTTGACCTCCGCCAGCGCGACGCAGACGTTCAAGTCAGTTATTCTGACGGCGAACCTGCGGACAAAGGGTGAATTCGCTGCTGCTGCGCTAATGTCGGCTTTGGGCCGAACATCTATCCCATATCCTTCTTGAGCCATTTGACAAAAGTTGAGACACAGGGTTTTTCGTAGCTATCTGCAAGGGCGACGGCGTAATATGCGAAGGCCGTCGGCCATGTGACATCCAAGGCACGTACCAGCTGCCCGGATGCCAAGCCTTCTTTTACATAGATATCACTTAGCAGAGCGAGGCCTTGGCCTTCGATCACAGCTTTGACCGTCAGAAAGTCATTGCCATATTGCGGACCATAGGTTGCCCCGCTGGCATCAATCCCCAGCGCTTCAAACCAGATCGACCAATCCTTGCCTGTGGCGTCAGGCAACAATTTATGACGCAGGCATTCGGACGGATCGTTTGGCCGCCCACTCTGTTCCAGCAATGCCGGGCTCGCGACAAGCACCAGTTCTGGCGCACACAGCCATTCAGATCTCATGCCCGAATAGGTGCCAAGCCCGTGGCGGATCGCAAGATCAACCGGTTCTGATCTGAGGTCTACCAAACGGTCTTCGGTTTCCACCGATACCCTGATCCTCGGATGCGCCTCGGCAAACCGCCCAAGACTGGACACTAGCATGGAATGGGCAAAGGTCGCGGATGTGCTGATACGGATTGCATTTCTATGACTAGAAAAGTGTTTTTTGCCAGCGGCTTCAATCGTCGCGAATGCCGCGCTGACGTCAGACTGAAGCGCCAGTCCTGCCGCTGTCAGCGAGAGACCATTTTTGCTACGGGTAAAGAGCCGTAAGCCATGACGGTCTTCTACGGCGCGTATCCGCTGGCTGATTGCACCGGGCGTAACACCAAGTTCATGGGCAGCATCCTGCATTGTGCCAGCGCGCGCAACGACGTGGAATGTGTGGAGGTCTTGGATACGTATGGTCATAAATAACTTTAGGTCAGCTAAAGTGATTTAACCAGCTTCTCGTTCGTCACACTGAAACTTCTGTGGCATCGAGTGGAGACAAGGAGACCCCATATGTCAGAAACCGCCCCCGACCAACCCCAACAAAACTGGACTGTTGTCGTTTTCGGATTTTTAGCACTGTCGCTAGCCTTTTCCAGTCGCGCCGCGTTGGGATTGATCATGCCTGTTTGGCAAGCAGAGTTCGGCTGGACCAGCAGCTATATCTCCGGCGTCGGGGCTACCGCACTTGTGGTTATGGCAATTGTCGCTCCTTTTGCTGGGCGGTTAGTGGATCGTCGTGGCTCGCAATTCACACTTAACCTTGGCATGGGTTTGCTGGGGCTGGGGTGCGCAATCGTGGCACTGATGAATGGAAAGCTGATGTTCATCATCGGCTTTGCGGGGTTCTGCGCCGTAGGATTTGGTATCGTCGCCACGCATGTTGTGGCCACGGCTGTCACCCGCAACTTCTCAGACAACCAAGGGCTGGCAACAGGGATCGGCACATCGGGGGCCACAGGTGGTCAGTTTTTGATCGTACCGTTGATCGCGGCCCTTTTGGCGTTTGCAAGCTGGCGTTGGAGTTTTGGGGCGTTGTCACTCGCCAGTCTTGCCCTGATCCCCTGTATCCGCATGAGCTTGCGGGCAGATGTTCCGCCGGAAGAAGAGAACGAGCCAAACGATGCCCCCTCAACCATGCGGCAAGACCTGGCCGTGATCGTACAAAAACCAGCCTTTCACATCCTGTTTTGGAGCTTTCTGATATGTGGGTTCACCACAACCGGCGTGATCGAAACCCATTTGTTGCCCTTTGCTGCGTTTTGCGGTTTTCCTCCTATTCCAAGCGCAACCGCCTATGGCCTGTTATCTTTGGTGAACCTGATCGGAATGATCGGGGCCGGTTGGCTAACAGATCGGGTTAATCGTCCAATGCTTCTTGCCGCAATATACCTGCTGCGTGCACTGACATTCATGCTGCTTGGAAGCATTCCCGGCACCTCTATTGAAATGCTATTCTTGTTCGCCATTCTGTTTGGGGCAGTCGATTATTCGACCGTGCCAGTTACCGCGAGTTTGGTGGCAAACCACGTCGGCATCAAGATGATGGGCCTTGCGATGGGGCTAATCTCAGCCGGGCATGCGATTGGTGGCGCAATGGGAGCCTTCGCCGGTGGCTATTTGTTTACCGTAACGCAGACTTACGATCTTGTTTGGACGGGCTCTGTCTGGCTCGCGGTTGTCGCAAGCGTCTTAACTTTATTCCTGAAAGCCCACGCAACAGGCAAGACAGCGGCATAGCACCCTTTCGGACTGTGTGCAGCGTCCAACACTTTGGGCTCAAACCAGACGTTGTTCCGTTCGCCCATATTCCAGCTAAACTCCCGCCAGAACCTTCGTCAAATCCCCATAGCCTGTAAAACGCCGCTCAAAGGTCAGGCCTAACCGATCCGCGCAGGCTTCAGCCTTTGCTGTCAACGCCGGATCATCCGTTTGCGCCTGATACACCAGCTTTTCGTAGTTTCCGAAATACATCTCGCGCAGGTCAGGATGGCGGTCGAGGCCCAAAGGTTCCCATACGAAGGCATCAAACTGGCGGACCAGAAAATCGGTCAGGTAGAACGCTGTCACCTCGCCGCGCGCGGCAAATGCATCAGTGCCTTCGAAAAAGGCATAGCAATGAGGGCCGGGCACCATCTCAACCCCCATCTCGGCGCATGCAGCCTGCAACAGCCCGCCCGTGCCGCAATCGGCGTAGACCACAAAAATCTGGGCATAGTCTGCGCGATATTTGGCGACGGCTTGTCTGACGGCAGGGACGATACGGTCTGGGTGATTATGCAGGATGGCCGGCAAACATTGCAGGTCCAGATGGTCCCACCCGTTCAGACGCTTCAGGTCAAGAATTTCGCGGGCCAAAGCACCGCAGGCAATCAATAAAACACGGCCCGTGCCACTGGGCGATAACCCATCACTGGTCAGGGCCGCATCATCTGTCATGACAATTTGACAGCGGTTCCATAGGCCACGATCTCGGACGCGCCAGCCATGATGGAAGAGGTTTCCATCCGAAATCCAACCACCGCATTGGCGCCCATCGCCTGGGCATCGGCAACCATCCGGTCAAGCGCCTGTTCGCGCGCGCCGGCCATCAACGACGAATAGCCCGTCATCTCGCCGCCAACGATGCTTTTCAGCCCCGCAACGATATCGGTTCCCACATGTTTTGACCGCACGGTTGAACCGCGTACCAAACCAATCACCTGGTGAATTTCGCGTCCGGCCACGCCATCTGTTGTGCAAATCAACATCTTAGTTTTCGAACCTGTCATAGTGATCATCTTCCTCATTGCCGACACGTTCGGCAATCACGCGCCAAAAGACATAGGCGCCAAGGGCGATGACACTACAAATGCCAAAGCCCAGAAGCGGCGGCAGCTGCATGCTGGCAACAAGGGCGAGCCCGACATAAACAGTCAAGGCGGCGCCCCCGATCACAGTGACAATGATCAGGACGAATTTATCAAGCGGCATGTAACATCTCCCTTCTTAGGACAGATAGGTATGCAGGCCGCATGATAAAAGATCAGGCCCGTGCGCCCCCCTGGTTATGCTTGCGGGACATAAAGGATTTCGCGGTTTCCACGGCCACCGCTGCATCGCGGCAATAGGCATCAGCGCCAATAGCCTTGCCGAATTCGTCATTCAGCGGCGCACCGCCAACCAACACGACGTAATCGTCACGCATGCCTTTTTCGACCAGGGTATCAATCACCACTTTCATATATGGCATGGTCGTGGTCAGCAGGGCGGACATGCCCAGAATGTCGGCGTCTTCGGCCTCAAGCGCCTCGAGATAGGATTCGACCGCATTGTTGATCCCCAGATCAACCACTTCGAAACCCGCGCCTTCCATCATCATCGACACAAGGTTTTTGCCGATATCGTGGATGTCGCCTTTGACTGTGCCAATGACCATCTTGCCGACGCGGGGTGCACCGGTTTCGGCCAGAAGCGGTTTGAGGATGGCCATGCCACCCTTCATCGCATTAGCGGCCAGCAGCACCTCGGGGACAAACAGGATCCCGTCGCGAAAGTCATTGCCAACAATGGTCATGCCGCCAACCAGCGCCTCGGTCAGAACCCTGTAAGGCTCCCAGCCGCGACCCAGCAGGATCTGCACGCCTTCTTCGATTTCTTCCTTCATACCATCATAAAGGTCATCAAACATTTGGGCGACGAGATCTTCGTCGTTCAGTTCCGCTAGGATGATGTCATCTTCTTCGTCAGACATGCCGGGCCTCTTGCATTGATCGTTGTCTCAGTAGTGCGCGCGAACGCTACAATCTACCAACACAATTGCGACATTCGCATATACGGCACCGACCTACCATTGTTTGGGTTCATGAAATGTTCTAATAACGATTATGTCCCAATATCCGATAAGGCCGCAGCACCGCCGTCCGGGGCGCGCTGCGATGACAAATCCAGATATTCGCTACGACCGGATCGCTGTCGAGGCCGTTGATGATGGCTGGGACATTGACGAAGATGAACCGCTTCCCGTCCTGCGCACTGATGTGACCGAAGAACGGCTGCGTCAGGCGATCAGCCGCAATCACTCGCCCGATCTGTCCTTTGATCGCTCGGTTAATCCCTATCGCGGCTGTGAGCACGGGTGTATCTATTGTTTTGCCCGACCCAGCCACGCGTATCTGGGCTTGTCCCCGGGGCTTGATTTTGAAACCAAGTTGATTGCCCGGCCGAATGCGGCAGCGCAGTTGTGCAAAGAGCTTTCCAACCCGCGCTATCGCCCTGCGATGATCGCCATTGGGACAAACACAGACCCTTACCAGCCGATTGAAAAAGAACGGCAAATCATGCGTGAGGTGCTGGGTGTTTTGCGCGATTTCAATCATCCTGTCGGTATCGTGACCAAAGGGGCCTTGATTGAAAGGGATATCGATATTCTGGGGCCGATGGCTGCGAAAGGGCTGACGCGTGTGGGCATATCGATCACCACGCTTGATCCCAAGACCTCGCGCGCGATGGAGCCCCGGGTTCCGTCACCTGCGGCAAGACTGCGCACGATCCGCCGGCTGACAGATGCGGGGGTGCCGGTGCGGGTCATGGTCTCACCGGTTGTGCCCGCGCTGACCGATCACGAGCTCGAGGCAATTTTAGAGGCCGCCCATGATGCCGGTGCGGTGGCGGCCTCATCTATCGTGTTGCGATTGCCGCGTGAGGTGGCCGGGCTGTTTCGCGACTGGTTAACCGCCCATTATCCGGACCGCGCCGCGCGGGTGATGGGCCGTGTGCGCGAATTGCATGGTGGAAAAGACTACGATCCGAATTTCGGATCACGGATGACCGGGCAGGGCGCATGGGCAGCAATGATCCGGCAGCGGTTTCAATTGGCGACCCGCAAGCTGGGTCTGGATCGGTCTTTGCCGCCGCTACGTACCGATTTGTTCGCCAAGCCACCGGCGCCGGGTGATCAGCTCGATCTGTTCTAAACAGGCACAGCGTATGTACAGAATCTGTACAGCTTCTGTACGCATTGTTGCAGGTGCTGGTTTAGCCCCGGCGGCGGCGACCGCGGCGTGGTGCGGCGGCAGGTCCTGCGCCGTCTGTGCCGTCCGATTCCGATGAAAATCCGCCAAGCGCCTGGGTGATTTCCTCAAGCGAAGGCGCGTCGCCTTTTGGCTGGGTTTCCAACGCGGCACGCATGGCGCGCAAGTGGTCCGGTGTCGTCCCGCAACAGCCGCCGATAATCGTTGCACCGCAATTGCGGGCAAGGACGGCGTAATCGGCCATTAGCTCTGGCGTGCCATCATAATGGATGTGGCCGTCATGGTATTTCGGGATTCCCGCATTCCCCTTGGCAATAACCGGCAGGCTGGCCCCCGCGCTGCTAAAGCCAAGTACCGTCCGCAACAGATCAGACGCTCCAACGCCGCAATTTGCCCCAAAACCAATGGGTTGGTAGTCGATCTTGTTGACTTTTTTGACCATGTCAGCCGAGGTCAGCCCCATCATGGTGCGCCCGGCGGTGTCAAAGCTCATCGTGCCGCACCAGGGCATGTCCGCAAGGGCAAATGCCTCGGCGGCTGCGGCGAATTCTTCGCTGGCGCTGATCGTTTCGACCCACAGCACATCTGCGCCGCCCGCCTTAAGGCCCTCGGCTTGTTCATGGAACATCTCAACCGCGCTTTCATGGGTCAGGCTGCCCATAGGGGACATGATTTCGCCGGTCGGGCCAACAGAACCGGCCACAACAACGGGGTGGTCGGCGCTATCGGCCACGTCGCGGGCGATCTCGGCGGCGGCTTTGTTCAGCTCATGCACGCGGTTCTCGGCGTTATGCAGCTTCAGCCGCGAGGCATTGGCGCCAAAACTATTGGTCAGGAAGATATCGCTTCCGGCGTCAACGGCCCCTTTGTAAAGCGTTGTAATCTTTTGGATTTCATCCACGTTCCACAGCTCAGGCGCGTCGCCTGACATCAA
This window harbors:
- the bmt gene encoding betaine--homocysteine S-methyltransferase, whose protein sequence is MTNALSELLKSRDWLLADGATGTNLFNMGLMSGDAPELWNVDEIQKITTLYKGAVDAGSDIFLTNSFGANASRLKLHNAENRVHELNKAAAEIARDVADSADHPVVVAGSVGPTGEIMSPMGSLTHESAVEMFHEQAEGLKAGGADVLWVETISASEEFAAAAEAFALADMPWCGTMSFDTAGRTMMGLTSADMVKKVNKIDYQPIGFGANCGVGASDLLRTVLGFSSAGASLPVIAKGNAGIPKYHDGHIHYDGTPELMADYAVLARNCGATIIGGCCGTTPDHLRAMRAALETQPKGDAPSLEEITQALGGFSSESDGTDGAGPAAAPRRGRRRRG
- a CDS encoding PA0069 family radical SAM protein, with the translated sequence MSQYPIRPQHRRPGRAAMTNPDIRYDRIAVEAVDDGWDIDEDEPLPVLRTDVTEERLRQAISRNHSPDLSFDRSVNPYRGCEHGCIYCFARPSHAYLGLSPGLDFETKLIARPNAAAQLCKELSNPRYRPAMIAIGTNTDPYQPIEKERQIMREVLGVLRDFNHPVGIVTKGALIERDIDILGPMAAKGLTRVGISITTLDPKTSRAMEPRVPSPAARLRTIRRLTDAGVPVRVMVSPVVPALTDHELEAILEAAHDAGAVAASSIVLRLPREVAGLFRDWLTAHYPDRAARVMGRVRELHGGKDYDPNFGSRMTGQGAWAAMIRQRFQLATRKLGLDRSLPPLRTDLFAKPPAPGDQLDLF
- a CDS encoding B12-binding domain-containing protein → MSDEEDDIILAELNDEDLVAQMFDDLYDGMKEEIEEGVQILLGRGWEPYRVLTEALVGGMTIVGNDFRDGILFVPEVLLAANAMKGGMAILKPLLAETGAPRVGKMVIGTVKGDIHDIGKNLVSMMMEGAGFEVVDLGINNAVESYLEALEAEDADILGMSALLTTTMPYMKVVIDTLVEKGMRDDYVVLVGGAPLNDEFGKAIGADAYCRDAAVAVETAKSFMSRKHNQGGARA